Proteins encoded within one genomic window of Nitrospina gracilis 3/211:
- the rpsL gene encoding 30S ribosomal protein S12, translating to MPTINQLVKRGRRKPVEKTASPALKSCPQKRGVCVRVYTSTPKKPNSALRKVARVRLTNGMEVTSYIPGVGHNLQEHSIVLIRGGRVKDLPGVRYHVVRGSLDTLGVANRMQSRSKYGAKKPKKT from the coding sequence GTGCCGACCATTAATCAACTGGTCAAAAGAGGCCGGCGTAAGCCGGTAGAGAAAACGGCATCGCCGGCGCTGAAGTCGTGCCCGCAGAAACGGGGCGTGTGTGTGCGTGTGTACACCTCCACTCCGAAGAAGCCCAATTCGGCATTGCGAAAAGTGGCGCGCGTCCGGCTGACTAACGGAATGGAAGTGACGAGCTACATTCCGGGTGTCGGGCACAATCTCCAGGAGCACTCGATCGTTTTGATTCGCGGCGGCCGCGTTAAGGATCTGCCGGGTGTTCGTTACCATGTTGTGCGGGGCAGTCTGGATACGCTGGGCGTGGCCAACCGCATGCAGAGCCGTTCCAAGTACGGCGCCAAGAAACCGAAGAAAACCTAA
- the rpsG gene encoding 30S ribosomal protein S7, with translation MARRREAEKREILPDPKYNDILVARFVNSLLKRGKKSVAERMFYSALDNIGKRVKDEEPIRVFKKAVDNAAPLLEVRSRRVGGATYQVPVEVNANRRTALSIRWIISNARSRAGRSMSDRLTDELVDAYNSTGGAVRKKEDVHRMAEANKAFAHYRW, from the coding sequence ATGGCAAGAAGACGCGAAGCGGAAAAACGGGAGATCCTGCCGGACCCCAAATACAACGACATTCTGGTTGCCCGGTTTGTCAACAGCCTCCTCAAGCGGGGCAAGAAGAGCGTGGCGGAACGTATGTTCTATTCCGCTCTGGACAATATCGGTAAGCGGGTGAAGGACGAAGAGCCCATCAGGGTGTTCAAGAAGGCCGTGGACAATGCCGCGCCGCTTCTCGAGGTCCGGTCCCGCCGGGTTGGTGGCGCCACCTATCAGGTGCCGGTGGAGGTCAACGCCAACCGGCGCACCGCGCTCAGTATCCGCTGGATCATCAGCAATGCCCGCAGCCGTGCGGGTCGTTCGATGTCTGACAGGCTGACCGACGAACTGGTCGATGCCTACAACAGCACCGGCGGCGCGGTTCGCAAGAAGGAAGATGTTCATCGTATGGCAGAAGCCAACAAGGCGTTCGCCCACTACCGCTGGTAG
- the fusA gene encoding elongation factor G, producing MSKKPKISQIRNIGIIAHIDAGKTTTTERILYYTGKSHKIGEVHEGSATMDWMQQEQERGITITSAATTCFWLDHQINIIDTPGHVDFTAEVERSLRVLDGAVGVFCAVGGVEPQSETVWRQATKYKVPRIGFVNKMDRAGADFLGCVQQMKERLNANPVPVQLPIGSEADFVGLIDLVTMKANVYSDKYKKGEAYDTQEIPEDLLEQAKEYRDHMLEALADVDEALMEKYLGGEDVSEEEIRAALRKGVLALAFTPIFCGAAFKNKGVQQLLDAVVHYLPSPDQVAAVVGVNPNTQEEVMCPVDESKSLSALAFKIMTDPFVGQLAYFRVYSGHIKSGTYVYNSTKNQKERVGRLLRMHANKREEVDVVGAGDIAAAIGFKKTFTGDTLCREESPVILESISFPQPVISVAIEPKTKQEQEKLSDCLIKLQQEDPTFEVKVDPETSQTIISGMGELHLEILVDRMKREFNLDVSVSKPQVAYRETVTKKTDHSYKYVKQTGGRGQYGHVEITLEPRKAGEGFEFVNKIVGGAIPKEYIPAVQKGVTEAMDRGVLCGFPMVDVRVTLNDGSYHDVDSSEMAFKICASIAFRDAAKKASPVLLEPIMDVEVVTPEEFMGDVIGHLNSKRGKVKELGDRAGAKVVRCEVPLAGMFGYSTDLRSNTQGRANYSMEFLKYDVVPNAIAEELIAKSTGTSSEVTV from the coding sequence ATGAGCAAGAAGCCCAAAATCAGTCAAATCCGGAATATCGGCATCATCGCCCACATCGACGCGGGCAAGACCACGACGACCGAGCGAATCCTTTATTACACCGGAAAAAGTCACAAGATCGGTGAGGTTCATGAGGGCAGTGCGACCATGGACTGGATGCAGCAGGAACAGGAGCGCGGCATCACCATCACCTCCGCCGCCACCACGTGTTTCTGGCTGGATCACCAGATCAATATCATCGACACGCCGGGCCACGTCGATTTCACCGCCGAGGTCGAGCGGTCGCTCCGTGTGCTGGACGGGGCTGTGGGTGTGTTCTGCGCCGTCGGCGGCGTTGAGCCGCAATCCGAGACGGTGTGGCGCCAGGCCACCAAGTACAAGGTTCCGCGCATCGGGTTTGTCAACAAGATGGACCGCGCCGGTGCGGATTTTCTCGGCTGTGTGCAGCAGATGAAGGAGCGCCTGAACGCGAACCCGGTGCCGGTGCAGTTGCCCATCGGGTCGGAAGCAGATTTTGTGGGGCTCATTGACCTGGTCACGATGAAGGCCAATGTTTACTCCGACAAGTACAAGAAGGGTGAGGCGTACGACACTCAGGAGATTCCGGAAGACCTGCTGGAGCAGGCGAAGGAATATCGCGACCACATGCTGGAAGCCCTGGCCGATGTGGATGAAGCGCTGATGGAAAAATACCTGGGCGGGGAGGATGTGAGCGAGGAGGAAATCCGCGCGGCTCTCCGCAAGGGTGTGCTGGCCCTGGCGTTCACGCCGATTTTTTGCGGGGCCGCGTTCAAGAACAAGGGTGTGCAGCAGTTGCTCGACGCGGTGGTTCATTATCTGCCGTCCCCGGACCAGGTGGCGGCAGTCGTCGGCGTCAATCCGAACACGCAGGAAGAAGTAATGTGTCCGGTCGATGAGAGCAAGTCGCTGTCCGCGCTGGCATTCAAAATCATGACCGACCCGTTTGTCGGTCAGCTGGCCTACTTCCGCGTTTATTCCGGTCATATCAAGAGTGGCACGTACGTGTACAACTCGACCAAGAATCAGAAGGAGCGCGTGGGACGCCTGCTCCGCATGCACGCCAACAAGCGTGAAGAGGTGGATGTGGTCGGTGCCGGGGACATTGCCGCGGCGATCGGCTTCAAAAAGACTTTTACCGGTGACACCCTGTGTCGCGAAGAGAGCCCCGTTATCCTCGAGTCCATTTCCTTTCCTCAACCCGTCATTTCTGTAGCGATTGAGCCGAAAACCAAGCAGGAGCAGGAAAAGCTTTCCGACTGTCTCATCAAGCTTCAGCAGGAAGACCCCACCTTTGAAGTGAAGGTGGATCCGGAAACCTCCCAGACCATTATTTCAGGTATGGGTGAGTTGCATCTGGAGATCCTCGTGGACCGGATGAAGCGCGAGTTCAACCTCGACGTCAGTGTGTCCAAGCCGCAGGTGGCGTATCGGGAAACCGTCACCAAGAAGACGGACCACAGCTACAAGTACGTCAAGCAGACCGGTGGTCGGGGTCAGTATGGTCATGTCGAGATCACACTCGAGCCGCGCAAGGCGGGTGAAGGGTTTGAGTTCGTCAACAAGATCGTGGGCGGCGCCATCCCGAAGGAATACATACCCGCGGTTCAAAAGGGTGTTACGGAAGCCATGGATCGCGGCGTTCTGTGCGGGTTCCCGATGGTGGACGTTCGCGTCACCCTGAACGACGGTTCGTATCACGACGTGGACTCTTCCGAGATGGCATTCAAGATTTGTGCGTCCATTGCGTTTCGGGATGCGGCGAAAAAGGCCTCGCCCGTGCTGCTCGAGCCCATCATGGACGTGGAGGTGGTCACACCCGAGGAGTTCATGGGTGATGTCATCGGCCACCTCAACTCGAAGCGCGGCAAGGTCAAGGAACTGGGTGACCGTGCCGGCGCAAAAGTGGTGCGGTGCGAAGTGCCGTTGGCGGGTATGTTCGGGTATTCCACCGATCTTCGGTCGAACACCCAGGGTCGCGCCAACTACTCAATGGAATTTTTGAAATATGACGTGGTTCCGAATGCGATTGCGGAGGAGTTGATCGCCAAATCGACCGGAACCTCAAGTGAAGTGACCGTATAA
- the tuf gene encoding elongation factor Tu, with the protein MAKEKFVRDKPHVNIGTIGHVDHGKTTLTAAITEVLAKKGMAQSIAFDQIDKAPEEKERGITIAIAHVEYQTESRHYAHVDCPGHADYVKNMITGAAQMDGAILVLSATDGPMPQTREHILLARQVGVPKIVVFMNKCDMVDDPELLDLVELEVRELLNKYEFPGDDITVIRGSALQALENAEDEEKTKCIWELMAACDADIPVPERPIDKPFLMPIEDIFSISGRGTVATGRIETGVIKVGEEVEIVGFRPTTKTTVTGVEMFRKLLDDGQAGDNVGCLLRGTKRDDIERGQVLAKPGSITPHAKFKAEVYILNKEEGGRHTPFFNGYRPQFYFRTTDVTGVVTLPQGVEMVMPGDNVTFEVELITPVAMAKELRFAIREGGRTVGAGIVSEIMD; encoded by the coding sequence ATGGCAAAAGAAAAATTTGTGAGAGACAAACCCCACGTGAACATCGGAACCATCGGGCATGTTGACCATGGTAAAACCACGCTCACAGCGGCCATCACCGAAGTTTTGGCAAAAAAGGGTATGGCGCAAAGCATTGCGTTCGACCAGATCGACAAAGCGCCTGAAGAAAAAGAGCGCGGCATCACCATCGCTATCGCGCACGTGGAATACCAGACGGAAAGCCGTCACTACGCCCACGTGGACTGCCCGGGCCATGCCGACTACGTCAAGAACATGATCACCGGTGCGGCGCAGATGGACGGCGCGATCCTGGTGTTGAGCGCCACCGACGGCCCCATGCCGCAGACCCGTGAGCACATCCTGCTCGCCCGTCAGGTCGGTGTACCCAAAATTGTCGTGTTCATGAACAAATGCGACATGGTCGATGACCCGGAACTGCTGGACCTGGTTGAGTTGGAAGTACGCGAACTGCTCAACAAGTACGAGTTTCCCGGTGACGACATCACCGTCATCCGCGGCAGTGCTTTGCAGGCTCTGGAAAACGCCGAAGACGAAGAGAAGACCAAGTGCATCTGGGAACTGATGGCTGCCTGCGATGCGGACATTCCGGTTCCGGAACGCCCGATCGACAAGCCTTTCCTGATGCCGATCGAGGACATTTTCAGCATCTCCGGTCGCGGTACCGTAGCCACCGGCAGGATTGAGACCGGTGTCATCAAGGTAGGCGAGGAGGTCGAGATCGTCGGTTTCCGCCCGACCACCAAGACCACCGTCACCGGTGTTGAGATGTTCCGCAAGCTGCTGGACGACGGTCAGGCGGGAGACAATGTCGGTTGTCTGCTCCGCGGTACCAAGCGCGACGACATCGAGCGCGGACAGGTTCTGGCGAAGCCCGGTTCCATCACCCCGCATGCGAAGTTCAAAGCCGAGGTGTACATCCTGAATAAGGAAGAGGGCGGGCGCCACACTCCGTTCTTCAACGGCTACCGGCCGCAGTTTTATTTCCGCACCACGGACGTGACCGGCGTGGTCACCCTGCCGCAGGGCGTGGAGATGGTCATGCCGGGCGACAATGTCACCTTCGAGGTTGAATTGATCACCCCCGTGGCGATGGCCAAGGAATTGCGGTTCGCCATTCGTGAAGGTGGCCGGACTGTGGGCGCGGGCATTGTCAGCGAGATCATGGACTAA
- the rpsJ gene encoding 30S ribosomal protein S10 has protein sequence MSDQKIKIKLKAYDHKLLDWSVGEIVETTKRTGARVVGPIPLPTKKNRWTVLRSPHVDKKSREQFEIRTHKRILEILEPTPQTVDALMKLDLSGGVDIEIKL, from the coding sequence ATGAGCGATCAGAAAATAAAAATCAAGCTGAAGGCTTACGACCACAAACTGCTCGACTGGTCGGTCGGGGAAATTGTGGAGACCACCAAGCGCACCGGCGCCCGGGTGGTCGGTCCCATCCCGCTTCCAACCAAGAAGAACCGGTGGACCGTGCTGCGGTCGCCCCATGTGGACAAGAAATCGCGGGAGCAGTTCGAGATCCGGACGCATAAGCGCATCCTGGAAATCCTCGAGCCCACTCCGCAAACCGTCGACGCGCTCATGAAGCTGGACCTCAGTGGCGGCGTGGATATTGAAATCAAACTGTAA
- the rplC gene encoding 50S ribosomal protein L3 translates to MKGLLGKKLGMTQVYLENGDCVPVTVIQVERCVPVDKRTQDKNGYDAVVVAYGQRKPKHTNKPLAGYYGKIKAEPARVLKEFRNLELADDAMGQQLKVDVFAEGELVDVVGVSKGRGFSGVVRRYNFRGQPASRGTHESFRGGGSIGMHTYPGRTLKGQKMAGRMGGKTVHAKNLKVVRVDAGNNLILVRGSVPGANGRLVRITEAKAGGRK, encoded by the coding sequence ATGAAAGGTTTGCTCGGTAAAAAATTGGGAATGACCCAGGTCTATCTGGAAAACGGCGATTGTGTACCCGTCACTGTCATCCAGGTGGAGCGGTGTGTGCCCGTGGATAAACGGACTCAGGATAAAAACGGGTACGATGCTGTGGTGGTGGCCTATGGCCAGCGCAAGCCGAAGCACACCAACAAGCCGTTGGCCGGATATTACGGTAAGATCAAAGCGGAGCCCGCCCGGGTCCTTAAGGAATTCCGCAACCTGGAATTGGCGGACGATGCCATGGGCCAGCAACTCAAGGTGGATGTGTTCGCCGAGGGGGAACTGGTGGATGTGGTCGGCGTCTCCAAGGGGCGTGGTTTCTCAGGCGTGGTCCGACGGTACAACTTCCGCGGTCAGCCGGCGTCCCGCGGTACTCACGAGTCGTTTCGCGGCGGCGGTTCCATCGGCATGCACACCTATCCCGGGCGCACGCTGAAAGGCCAGAAGATGGCCGGACGCATGGGCGGTAAAACCGTGCATGCGAAGAACTTGAAAGTCGTCCGCGTGGATGCGGGCAACAACCTGATCCTGGTGCGCGGCTCGGTGCCGGGCGCCAACGGTCGGCTGGTGCGCATCACCGAGGCCAAGGCCGGCGGCAGGAAATAA
- the rplD gene encoding 50S ribosomal protein L4, whose translation MAELEIVNTENKKVGTATLSPEVFEGPVREHLVQQYVVMQLATKRSGTASTIENRGDISGGGKKPWRQKGTGRARHGSTRSTIWRGGMTVFGPRPRAYTHKLSKKSRKLAIRSVLAERLQSNNIQVVESLNLEEPKTKQALALLGKLGLPEKTLFLVAEKNPNLELAVRNLPQVNVLSVEGVNVFDLLVHQKIVCTPDSLKKLEERLS comes from the coding sequence ATGGCGGAACTCGAAATCGTCAACACAGAAAACAAGAAGGTCGGTACGGCCACGCTGTCACCCGAGGTGTTTGAAGGGCCCGTCCGGGAGCATCTCGTGCAACAGTACGTCGTCATGCAGTTGGCGACCAAGCGGAGCGGCACCGCCTCGACCATCGAAAATCGCGGCGATATCAGCGGCGGCGGTAAAAAGCCCTGGCGGCAGAAAGGAACTGGGCGCGCCCGTCACGGTAGCACCCGCTCCACTATCTGGCGCGGGGGTATGACGGTGTTCGGTCCCCGTCCGCGCGCGTACACGCACAAGCTTTCCAAGAAGTCCCGCAAGCTCGCCATCCGCTCCGTTCTCGCCGAAAGATTGCAAAGTAATAACATTCAAGTGGTCGAATCACTGAACCTGGAAGAGCCCAAAACCAAGCAGGCCCTGGCTCTGCTCGGCAAGCTCGGGTTGCCGGAAAAGACGTTGTTCCTGGTCGCCGAGAAAAACCCGAACCTGGAACTCGCCGTTCGCAACCTGCCGCAGGTCAATGTGCTGTCGGTGGAAGGCGTCAATGTGTTCGACCTGCTGGTGCATCAGAAGATCGTGTGCACCCCCGACTCTCTCAAGAAATTAGAGGAGCGACTCAGCTGA
- the rplW gene encoding 50S ribosomal protein L23 — protein sequence MSTDHYRILEKPLITEKSTMMLEDGNRVMFQVKRDANKLQIKQAVEKIFNVTVLDVNTLNVKPRQKRFGRNVGFTKASKKAIVTLKDGDKIDFFEGA from the coding sequence ATGTCCACCGACCATTATCGAATTTTAGAGAAGCCGCTCATCACTGAAAAGAGCACCATGATGCTGGAAGACGGCAACCGGGTGATGTTTCAGGTGAAGCGCGATGCCAACAAGCTTCAGATCAAGCAGGCCGTGGAGAAAATCTTCAACGTCACCGTGCTGGATGTGAATACCCTCAACGTGAAACCCAGGCAGAAACGGTTCGGCCGCAACGTCGGGTTTACCAAGGCGAGCAAAAAAGCCATCGTCACGTTGAAGGACGGCGACAAGATAGACTTTTTTGAAGGAGCGTAA
- the rplB gene encoding 50S ribosomal protein L2, translating into MPVRKLNPTSAGVRFQTISDFGEVTKSTPEKSLLVSISRKGGRNNNGRVTARRRGGGHRKLYRKIDFRRNKDGVEAKVAGIEYDPNRSANIALLVYTDGEKRYILAPSELKDGATVMSGRDAEVRVGNCLHLEDIPVGTTIHNIELRPGKGGQIARSAGTYAQLMAKEGDYANIKLKSGEVRLVSVKCRATVGSVGNAEHENVSLGKAGRTRWMGRRPRPRAVAMNPVDHPMGGGEGRSSGGRHPCSPYGMPAKGYKTRKKKKPSSRYILSRRKK; encoded by the coding sequence ATGCCAGTAAGAAAACTCAACCCGACTTCCGCCGGTGTTCGATTTCAGACGATCTCGGATTTCGGTGAAGTGACCAAATCCACACCGGAGAAAAGCCTGCTGGTGTCGATTTCCCGCAAGGGCGGCCGCAACAACAACGGCCGCGTCACCGCCCGTCGGCGTGGTGGCGGGCACCGCAAGCTGTACCGCAAAATCGATTTCCGGCGAAACAAGGACGGGGTCGAAGCGAAGGTGGCGGGCATCGAATACGATCCCAACCGTTCGGCGAACATCGCGCTTCTCGTATACACGGACGGAGAGAAGCGGTACATCCTGGCGCCTTCGGAATTGAAGGACGGTGCCACGGTGATGTCCGGCCGGGACGCCGAAGTGCGCGTTGGCAACTGTTTGCACCTCGAAGACATTCCCGTGGGCACGACGATCCACAACATCGAGCTCAGGCCGGGCAAGGGAGGGCAGATCGCGCGCAGTGCCGGGACCTATGCGCAGCTGATGGCGAAGGAAGGCGATTATGCCAACATCAAGCTCAAGTCCGGCGAAGTGCGGCTGGTCTCGGTGAAATGCCGTGCCACGGTGGGTTCCGTCGGTAACGCAGAGCACGAAAACGTGTCTCTCGGCAAAGCCGGGCGAACACGATGGATGGGGCGCCGCCCGCGTCCGCGCGCTGTGGCCATGAACCCGGTCGATCATCCGATGGGCGGCGGTGAAGGCCGCTCTTCCGGCGGACGCCACCCGTGCAGTCCGTACGGCATGCCGGCGAAGGGGTACAAAACGCGGAAGAAAAAGAAACCGTCCTCTCGGTACATACTGAGTCGGCGCAAGAAATAA
- the rpsS gene encoding 30S ribosomal protein S19 has translation MARSLKKGPFVDQHLADKVELMNRKNEKKVVKTWSRRSTILPDFVGHTLAVHNGKKFIPVFVTENMVGHKLGEFSPTRTFKAHSGKTKKAAPPK, from the coding sequence ATGGCGCGATCACTGAAAAAAGGGCCGTTTGTCGATCAGCATCTGGCGGACAAGGTGGAGCTGATGAACCGGAAGAACGAGAAAAAGGTCGTCAAGACCTGGTCGCGCCGGTCCACCATTCTGCCGGATTTCGTCGGGCACACCCTGGCGGTGCACAACGGCAAGAAGTTCATTCCCGTGTTCGTCACGGAAAACATGGTGGGGCACAAGCTGGGGGAGTTTTCCCCGACCCGCACCTTCAAGGCCCACAGCGGCAAAACCAAAAAAGCGGCGCCGCCCAAGTAA
- the rplV gene encoding 50S ribosomal protein L22: MSVRAQLKHARTAPRKARLIADMIRGKNVNDAMNVLVFTRKKAAGLFQKLLKSALANAEENHKVLDVDDLYVRKVTVDEGVTMKRQLPRARGMTTLIRKRTSHITLVLDEKE; the protein is encoded by the coding sequence ATGAGTGTCAGAGCCCAATTGAAACACGCCCGCACGGCCCCGCGCAAAGCGCGCTTGATCGCCGACATGATCCGCGGCAAGAACGTGAACGACGCGATGAACGTCCTTGTCTTTACGCGGAAGAAGGCGGCGGGCCTGTTTCAGAAACTTTTGAAGTCGGCGTTGGCCAATGCCGAGGAAAACCACAAGGTGCTGGACGTGGACGATCTTTACGTTCGCAAGGTCACGGTGGACGAAGGTGTGACCATGAAACGCCAGCTTCCGCGGGCGCGGGGGATGACGACCCTCATTCGCAAACGCACCAGCCACATCACGCTTGTGCTGGACGAAAAGGAGTAA
- the rpsC gene encoding 30S ribosomal protein S3, whose protein sequence is MGQKVHPYGFRLGINKPWKSNWYAKKDYADLLQEDIKIRKHLRKNLSHAGISNLEIERSASRIRINIHTARPGIIIGKKGLEVDRVKEELQRIIGTAKQVNLNIKEIRRAELDSSLIAQNVAMQLEKRISFRRAMKKAVVSALRFGGKGIKIRVSGRLGGAEIARSEWYREGRVPLHTLRADIDYGTAEARTTYGIIGIKVWVYKGEIFEGAADTAEDGEAAAS, encoded by the coding sequence ATGGGTCAGAAGGTACATCCCTACGGGTTTCGACTGGGCATCAACAAGCCCTGGAAATCGAACTGGTACGCAAAAAAAGATTACGCCGATCTTCTGCAGGAAGATATTAAGATCCGCAAGCACCTCAGGAAAAACCTGTCGCACGCGGGTATCTCGAATCTGGAGATCGAGCGTTCGGCAAGCCGCATCCGCATCAACATCCACACCGCCCGCCCCGGCATCATCATCGGCAAAAAGGGGCTGGAGGTGGACCGGGTGAAGGAGGAGTTGCAGAGGATCATCGGTACGGCCAAGCAGGTCAACCTGAACATCAAGGAAATCCGCCGGGCGGAACTCGACTCCTCGCTCATCGCGCAGAACGTGGCCATGCAGTTGGAGAAACGGATTTCCTTCCGCCGCGCCATGAAGAAGGCGGTGGTCAGCGCCCTGCGCTTCGGCGGCAAGGGCATCAAGATCCGCGTGTCGGGTCGCCTGGGCGGCGCGGAAATCGCGCGCAGTGAATGGTACCGGGAAGGCCGCGTGCCCCTGCACACGCTCCGCGCGGACATCGACTACGGCACCGCCGAGGCCCGCACCACTTACGGAATCATCGGTATTAAGGTGTGGGTGTACAAGGGCGAGATTTTTGAAGGGGCGGCGGATACCGCCGAAGATGGCGAAGCCGCTGCGTCCTGA
- the rplP gene encoding 50S ribosomal protein L16, whose amino-acid sequence MLMPKRVKYRKKHKGRMRGTAFRGGKVNFGEYALQTLECGWITNRQIEAARIAMTRHVKRGGKIWLRIFPDKPISKKPAETRMGKGKGNPEFWVAVVKPGRILYEMSGVAEDVAKEALRLASHKLPVATRIIVNK is encoded by the coding sequence ATGTTGATGCCCAAGCGCGTCAAGTATCGCAAAAAACACAAAGGCCGGATGCGTGGCACCGCGTTCCGCGGCGGCAAGGTCAATTTCGGAGAGTATGCCCTGCAGACTCTGGAGTGCGGGTGGATCACCAACCGCCAGATCGAAGCGGCGCGTATTGCCATGACCCGTCACGTCAAGCGTGGCGGGAAAATCTGGCTCCGGATTTTCCCGGACAAGCCGATCTCCAAGAAGCCGGCAGAGACCCGCATGGGTAAAGGTAAAGGCAACCCGGAATTCTGGGTCGCCGTCGTCAAGCCCGGAAGGATTCTTTACGAAATGTCCGGCGTGGCGGAGGACGTGGCCAAAGAGGCTCTGCGTCTGGCGTCACACAAACTTCCGGTGGCCACCCGGATCATCGTGAACAAGTAA